One genomic segment of Desulfuromonas thiophila includes these proteins:
- a CDS encoding MBL fold metallo-hydrolase, producing the protein MIVKTLAVGPLQVNCYLVGCPRTAKALVIDPGDEGPRILAALAEAGLQAVLVVNTHGHFDHVGANACLVEASGAELALHAADLPLLRQAARQAASYGLQTPPSPEPDRLLHNGDLIEIGDLSFEVIHTPGHSPGGICLYGEGHLFCGDTLFAGSIGRTDLPGGDLDQLLGHIRNDLMILPEATQVHPGHGPDSTIGREKSLNPFINGDYL; encoded by the coding sequence ATGATCGTTAAAACGCTGGCGGTAGGCCCGTTGCAGGTGAACTGTTATCTGGTGGGCTGCCCGCGCACGGCCAAGGCCCTGGTGATTGATCCGGGCGACGAGGGCCCACGCATTCTGGCAGCCTTGGCCGAGGCCGGTTTGCAGGCGGTTCTGGTGGTGAATACCCATGGCCATTTTGACCATGTGGGCGCCAACGCCTGTCTGGTTGAGGCCAGCGGTGCTGAACTGGCTCTGCATGCCGCCGATCTGCCGCTGTTGCGCCAGGCAGCCCGTCAGGCGGCCAGTTATGGTCTGCAGACGCCGCCCTCACCGGAGCCTGACCGCCTGCTGCACAACGGCGATCTGATCGAGATCGGCGATCTGTCCTTCGAGGTCATTCATACGCCGGGGCATTCGCCAGGCGGTATCTGCCTGTATGGTGAGGGCCATCTGTTTTGTGGCGATACCCTGTTCGCCGGCTCCATCGGCCGCACCGACCTGCCCGGCGGCGATCTTGATCAGTTGCTCGGTCATATCCGTAACGATCTGATGATTCTGCCCGAAGCCACCCAGGTGCACCCGGGACATGGACCGGACAGTACCATTGGCCGTGAAAAAAGCCTCAATCCCTTTATCAACGGAGACTACCTGTGA
- the coaBC gene encoding bifunctional phosphopantothenoylcysteine decarboxylase/phosphopantothenate--cysteine ligase CoaBC — protein sequence MSEAVAPVDQPLAGKRIVLGVCGGIAVYKSVELLRLLTKAGATVDVVMTRNAQEFVTPLTFQTLSGRPVHTELFNLYQEQEIGHISLADRADLFVVVPATANLIGKVAGGIADDLLSTALMATRSPVLYAPAMNVNMYENQVVQDNLARLCQRGATLVEPVCGSLACGWEGKGKLAPVEEIFERALWLLTSQDLAGEHLLVTAGPTRERIDPVRYLSNDSSGLMGYALARAARQRGAQVTLVSGPTALPAPLGVNLRRVESAAQMLDAVLATLPAATLVIKAAAVADYRPCQMAAQKLKKQQMAAPSLALEKTPDILSQIAACKGDRLVVGFAAETERLLEHARDKLERKGLDLIVANDVTQAGAGFECATNIVQILHADGRCEALPCLTKWAVAHALLDRLVALRCQRAVDSQP from the coding sequence GTGAGTGAGGCGGTAGCGCCGGTGGACCAGCCGCTGGCCGGCAAGCGCATTGTCCTGGGGGTCTGCGGCGGTATTGCCGTTTATAAAAGCGTCGAATTGCTGCGCCTGTTGACCAAGGCCGGTGCCACCGTGGATGTGGTGATGACGCGCAACGCGCAGGAATTTGTCACGCCGCTGACCTTCCAGACCCTCAGCGGCCGACCGGTGCATACCGAGCTGTTCAATTTGTATCAGGAGCAGGAAATCGGACATATTTCGCTGGCCGACCGGGCTGATCTGTTTGTGGTGGTGCCGGCGACAGCCAACCTGATCGGCAAGGTGGCTGGCGGTATTGCCGATGATCTGCTCAGCACGGCCCTGATGGCGACCCGGTCGCCGGTACTTTACGCGCCGGCGATGAACGTCAACATGTATGAAAACCAAGTGGTACAGGACAATCTAGCGCGCCTGTGCCAGCGTGGTGCGACGCTGGTCGAGCCGGTCTGCGGCAGCCTGGCCTGTGGCTGGGAGGGCAAGGGCAAGCTGGCACCGGTGGAGGAGATTTTCGAGCGGGCCCTGTGGCTGCTGACGTCCCAGGATCTGGCGGGTGAGCACCTGCTGGTCACGGCCGGCCCGACGCGCGAGCGTATCGATCCGGTTCGCTATCTGAGCAATGATTCGTCCGGCCTGATGGGCTATGCCCTGGCGCGGGCGGCGCGTCAGCGCGGCGCGCAGGTGACACTGGTCAGTGGCCCGACAGCGTTGCCGGCACCTCTTGGTGTCAATTTGCGGCGGGTGGAAAGTGCGGCGCAGATGCTTGACGCGGTGTTGGCGACCTTGCCGGCGGCGACACTGGTGATCAAGGCGGCGGCGGTGGCGGACTACCGGCCCTGCCAGATGGCGGCGCAGAAACTCAAAAAACAGCAGATGGCCGCGCCCTCTCTGGCGCTGGAAAAAACGCCGGATATCCTCAGTCAGATTGCTGCTTGCAAGGGGGATCGGCTGGTGGTGGGTTTTGCCGCCGAAACCGAGCGCCTGCTCGAACATGCGCGTGACAAACTGGAGCGCAAGGGGCTGGATCTGATCGTGGCCAACGATGTCACCCAAGCCGGTGCCGGTTTTGAATGTGCGACCAATATCGTACAGATTCTGCATGCCGATGGCCGTTGTGAGGCGTTGCCTTGTCTGACCAAATGGGCCGTGGCCCACGCCTTGCTTGATCGGCTGGTGGCACTGCGCTGCCAGCGGGCGGTGGATTCACAGCCTTGA
- a CDS encoding zinc dependent phospholipase C family protein translates to MIVTGLALLLFLLLPEAAWAWGFGVHLQLASELLAQPQLLPPALQALLTAHSADFFYGCISADITLGKKYTHYLRHCHSWQMGRRILAAATTPEQQACAWGYLAHLAADTIAHGEMVPFKTVCSYNSLLLNHAYWELRFEAQVPRAIWLQARQLARHDFSDNDRLLRDQLSTTLFSFATNKRLFNSMLLISRIRRWRKLLRSLDKRSRWHLAPPERQDYLVRARQAALSVLQEPQSPYFRADPTGERALQLANQLRTNLRNLWLDGKLPAELSAELLPQIATLFRDSVTAPEKLLTWSGPQS, encoded by the coding sequence ATGATTGTGACAGGTCTGGCGTTGTTGCTTTTCCTGCTGCTGCCCGAAGCCGCCTGGGCCTGGGGTTTCGGTGTCCACCTGCAACTGGCCAGCGAACTACTGGCCCAACCCCAGCTGCTGCCACCGGCGCTGCAGGCTTTGCTGACCGCTCACAGCGCCGATTTTTTCTACGGTTGCATCAGCGCCGACATCACCCTGGGCAAAAAATACACCCATTACCTCCGGCATTGTCACAGCTGGCAGATGGGTCGCCGCATTCTAGCGGCGGCCACCACGCCGGAACAGCAGGCCTGCGCCTGGGGTTATCTGGCCCATCTGGCCGCCGATACCATCGCGCACGGCGAAATGGTCCCCTTCAAAACCGTCTGCAGTTACAACAGCCTGCTGCTTAACCACGCCTACTGGGAACTGCGCTTCGAGGCCCAGGTGCCACGGGCAATCTGGCTGCAAGCTCGGCAGCTGGCACGACACGATTTCAGCGACAATGACCGCCTGCTGCGCGACCAGCTGAGCACCACCCTGTTTTCCTTCGCCACCAACAAGCGCCTGTTCAACTCGATGCTGCTGATCAGCCGCATCCGCCGCTGGCGCAAGCTGCTGCGCAGTCTGGACAAACGCTCGCGCTGGCATCTGGCACCGCCGGAACGACAGGACTATCTGGTGCGGGCCCGGCAGGCGGCTCTAAGCGTATTGCAGGAGCCACAGAGTCCCTACTTCCGTGCCGATCCTACCGGCGAACGCGCCCTGCAGCTGGCCAATCAGCTACGCACCAACCTGCGCAACCTGTGGCTTGATGGCAAGCTGCCAGCCGAACTCAGCGCCGAGCTGCTGCCCCAGATCGCTACATTGTTCCGCGACAGTGTCACGGCACCGGAAAAGCTGCTGACCTGGAGCGGCCCACAATCATAA